One region of Deinococcus detaillensis genomic DNA includes:
- a CDS encoding M20 family metallopeptidase yields MTAANFLRDLIRIEALSGQEQALCDRVIAEWQHLGFDQAYRDDIGNAVGMVKGQEPGPAWLLLTHLDHVHAGDPAQWQHPPYEAVLENGSVHGRGAVDIKGPLAAQTYALAQLLGRGERPLNDVWITAPVQEETGGLGAAHFVTHPPAQMGAVIVGEPSNNQLMLGHRGVARLKVRFTGRAHHASLALNDENPIFALAEFLKRVQAKQFADYPVTGPSSLSATQIFTDSGSDNLTPNTVDVMLSWRYNESDAENRATLAELLAGLPAEGHLEEVWTPANTPGFATSPEHPLAQKVGRYAKRFHAEPGVWKFATDGRYTAREGWPTVGWGPGDQWLAHTTQEAILVEDLDAYSEALSALLLNERASS; encoded by the coding sequence ATGACTGCCGCCAATTTTTTACGCGATCTCATTCGCATCGAAGCGCTATCCGGCCAGGAGCAGGCCCTGTGTGACCGTGTGATAGCAGAGTGGCAACACCTCGGCTTCGATCAAGCGTACCGCGACGACATCGGCAACGCGGTCGGGATGGTCAAGGGTCAGGAACCCGGCCCGGCTTGGCTGCTGCTGACCCACCTGGATCACGTCCATGCGGGCGACCCGGCGCAGTGGCAGCACCCACCCTACGAAGCGGTGCTGGAAAACGGCAGCGTGCACGGCCGGGGCGCGGTCGATATCAAGGGGCCGCTCGCCGCCCAGACCTACGCGCTGGCGCAGCTTCTCGGGCGCGGTGAGCGGCCCCTGAACGATGTGTGGATCACCGCCCCGGTGCAGGAGGAGACCGGAGGGCTGGGAGCAGCGCACTTTGTCACGCATCCGCCGGCACAGATGGGCGCGGTTATTGTCGGGGAGCCGTCAAACAACCAACTGATGTTGGGCCACCGGGGTGTGGCGCGGCTCAAGGTGCGTTTTACCGGACGCGCCCACCACGCCAGTCTCGCGCTCAACGACGAAAATCCGATTTTTGCGCTGGCTGAGTTTCTGAAAAGGGTTCAAGCCAAGCAGTTCGCCGATTATCCGGTGACTGGCCCCTCGTCGCTGAGCGCGACCCAGATCTTTACCGACTCGGGCAGTGACAATTTGACGCCCAATACCGTCGACGTCATGCTGAGCTGGCGCTATAACGAGAGCGACGCCGAGAACCGCGCCACCCTGGCTGAGCTGCTCGCCGGGCTGCCAGCCGAAGGCCACCTGGAAGAAGTTTGGACGCCCGCGAATACGCCCGGTTTCGCCACCTCGCCGGAGCATCCGTTGGCCCAGAAGGTGGGGCGCTACGCTAAGCGCTTTCACGCGGAGCCGGGCGTGTGGAAGTTTGCCACAGATGGCCGCTACACCGCCCGCGAGGGCTGGCCGACGGTCGGCTGGGGGCCGGGAGATCAGTGGTTGGCCCACACCACACAGGAAGCCATCTTGGTAGAAGACTTGGACGCGTACAGCGAGGCGCTCTCAGCACTGCTGCTGAACGAACGCGCCAGTTCATAA
- a CDS encoding ABC transporter substrate-binding protein — protein sequence MVYRTAALSLSLALLPSFALAATPKDTLVIQQAAGISTLDPSATYDTFSSQIVENIYETLWTYKGGSLTAMTPLLASSLPTFTNGGKTLAVSLRSGVKFQSGNAMSCADAEYTYRRDLVTNAPESANWFISDALLGSTKNAQDNKSITWAKIAAAVKCNAQNQLVFTLAKVDPAFMAKMTFSGMGVIDKQWAIKQGEWDGSEKTWQAWVGKDLSGSPLSVKPSGTGAYSLVKSDASGVFLQAFPGYWGAKPAIKNVVMQKVGELAVRQQAFLNGDADLIEAGTRANVEAQLKGKPGVVVLDNLPTTSAQALFMNNNIKPSAALGSGKLDGKGIPANFFSDIDVRRAFALSFDDSRFIKDVQSGKGSPRTMLLPDTFPGYSAQTKTYPFDPAAAKASFQKAWGGEVWKNGFVINAKYRTGHTLGQTALELLKQNVEAINPKFRINIGVEPWSEQSVKFQNGEEVMLPMGWGADYADPDNFMYTFYSSKGYFYSSNNWKDAQVDQWLDQARATTDAAQRNKLYKQVADRAYQQSVFVVLPADLNIRPIRSDLQGVSAANYNPMRSFSFTGTYLRELSKK from the coding sequence ATGGTGTACCGGACTGCGGCTCTTTCCCTTTCCTTGGCCCTTCTTCCTTCCTTTGCGCTGGCCGCCACGCCCAAAGACACGCTGGTGATCCAGCAGGCCGCCGGGATCAGCACCCTCGATCCGAGCGCCACCTACGACACCTTCAGCTCTCAGATCGTCGAGAACATCTACGAAACGCTCTGGACTTACAAGGGCGGCAGCTTGACCGCGATGACGCCGCTGCTGGCTTCCAGCTTGCCGACCTTTACCAACGGGGGCAAGACGCTGGCGGTCAGTCTGCGCTCAGGCGTCAAGTTTCAGAGCGGCAACGCCATGAGCTGCGCCGACGCCGAGTACACCTACCGCCGCGACTTGGTGACCAACGCGCCGGAATCGGCCAACTGGTTTATCAGCGACGCGCTGCTGGGCAGCACCAAAAATGCTCAGGACAACAAGAGCATCACGTGGGCCAAAATTGCCGCCGCCGTCAAGTGCAATGCCCAAAATCAACTCGTCTTCACCTTAGCCAAAGTCGATCCCGCTTTCATGGCGAAAATGACGTTTTCCGGCATGGGCGTGATCGATAAGCAGTGGGCCATCAAGCAGGGCGAATGGGACGGCAGCGAGAAGACCTGGCAAGCCTGGGTCGGCAAAGACCTCAGCGGCAGTCCGCTCAGCGTGAAACCCAGCGGCACGGGCGCTTACAGCTTGGTCAAGTCGGATGCCAGCGGCGTGTTTTTGCAGGCCTTCCCCGGATACTGGGGAGCCAAGCCCGCCATCAAGAACGTCGTGATGCAAAAAGTCGGTGAGCTGGCGGTGCGTCAGCAGGCTTTCCTGAACGGCGACGCCGATTTGATCGAAGCGGGCACCCGCGCCAACGTCGAAGCCCAGCTCAAGGGCAAGCCCGGCGTGGTGGTGCTCGACAATTTGCCCACCACCTCCGCACAGGCCCTGTTCATGAACAACAACATCAAGCCCTCGGCGGCGCTGGGCAGCGGCAAGCTCGACGGCAAAGGCATTCCGGCGAATTTTTTCTCGGACATCGATGTCAGGCGGGCCTTTGCGCTCTCGTTTGATGACAGCCGCTTTATCAAAGACGTGCAAAGCGGCAAAGGCTCGCCCAGAACCATGCTGCTGCCCGACACGTTCCCCGGTTATTCGGCGCAGACCAAAACCTACCCGTTTGACCCAGCCGCCGCTAAAGCCTCCTTCCAAAAAGCGTGGGGCGGTGAAGTCTGGAAAAACGGTTTTGTGATCAATGCCAAATACCGCACCGGCCACACCCTGGGACAAACGGCGCTGGAACTGCTCAAACAAAACGTGGAGGCCATCAATCCGAAGTTCCGCATCAACATTGGTGTGGAGCCCTGGTCGGAGCAGTCGGTCAAGTTTCAAAACGGCGAGGAAGTCATGCTGCCGATGGGCTGGGGCGCGGATTACGCCGACCCCGACAACTTCATGTACACTTTTTATTCCAGCAAAGGCTATTTCTACTCCTCCAACAACTGGAAAGACGCCCAAGTCGATCAGTGGCTCGACCAAGCCCGCGCCACCACCGACGCGGCGCAGCGCAATAAGCTCTACAAGCAGGTGGCTGACCGGGCCTACCAGCAAAGCGTGTTCGTGGTGCTCCCCGCCGATTTGAATATCCGGCCTATCCGCAGCGACCTTCAGGGCGTTTCGGCGGCCAATTACAACCCGATGCGGAGCTTTTCATTCACCGGGACGTACCTGCGCGAGCTGAGCAAGAAATAA
- a CDS encoding SDR family NAD(P)-dependent oxidoreductase, producing MSPQLSTDAPGTSAPDQLTGRVVLVTGAASGIGRAIALAAAQAGARVVVSDLQPEGEQTAQAIVDAGGEAFFVPCDVADAQAVEHLVAETVNHFGQLDVLVNNAGISGGAQLAHQLGVDAWDRVIAVNLRGPFLCARAALPHLIAARGAIVNIASTYGLIGAPLAAAYCASKGGLINLTRQLAVDYGPQQVRVNAVCPGYIDTDMGGGRARLSPAEQAAAQTRREANAARQPLGRQAQAVEVARVVVFLASGAASFMTGSVVTVDGGCTATFNHGS from the coding sequence ATGTCGCCTCAACTTTCTACGGACGCACCCGGCACCTCGGCTCCCGACCAACTGACCGGGCGAGTGGTTCTCGTGACTGGCGCGGCCAGCGGTATCGGACGGGCGATTGCCCTCGCGGCGGCGCAGGCAGGCGCGAGGGTGGTCGTGTCCGACCTTCAGCCGGAAGGCGAGCAGACGGCTCAGGCCATCGTGGACGCGGGCGGCGAAGCTTTCTTCGTGCCCTGCGACGTGGCTGACGCGCAGGCCGTGGAGCATCTGGTGGCAGAAACCGTAAATCACTTTGGGCAGCTCGACGTGCTGGTCAACAACGCCGGAATCTCGGGCGGCGCTCAGTTGGCCCATCAGCTTGGGGTAGACGCTTGGGACCGGGTGATCGCGGTCAATCTGCGCGGGCCTTTTTTGTGTGCCCGGGCCGCCCTACCGCACCTGATCGCTGCACGTGGAGCCATCGTCAACATCGCCTCGACCTACGGCCTGATCGGCGCACCGCTCGCTGCCGCCTACTGCGCTTCGAAAGGTGGACTGATCAACTTGACCCGGCAACTGGCGGTTGATTACGGCCCCCAGCAGGTGCGCGTCAACGCCGTCTGCCCGGGTTACATCGACACCGACATGGGCGGCGGGCGTGCCCGGCTCAGCCCCGCAGAGCAAGCGGCAGCCCAGACTCGGCGCGAAGCCAACGCCGCCCGGCAACCGCTGGGCCGTCAGGCTCAGGCCGTCGAGGTGGCGCGGGTGGTGGTGTTCTTAGCGTCCGGAGCGGCTTCGTTCATGACCGGCTCGGTGGTCACCGTGGACGGCGGCTGCACTGCCACCTTCAATCACGGTTCCTAG
- a CDS encoding alpha/beta fold hydrolase — MSSWPVQEGVFSLGDLEVERGGVIRDAQLTWQTHGTLNAAKDNLIVYPCSYTATHSSQNWLIGPDGILDPEQYFIVIPDMFSNGLSSGAANTPDYPELVTVRDNVLAQMRLLREVFGTEQVAAVYGFSMGAMQAYHWAAIFPELVQRAIVVCGSARTAIHNKVFLSGLLRTLEAAPEYQGRGQFSAPPRAALKAFGHIYAAWGLSQDFYRAELFSSVLGAPDLETYLKTDWEAGFGACEAANLYAQAMTWTYGDISADPRYGGDLAAALSAIDAKVLLLPSETDLYFRVADNAAELPYLKAGELRPIPSIWGHRAGSPSGLPAELAFVKSAVRDWLSR, encoded by the coding sequence ATGAGCTCCTGGCCCGTTCAAGAAGGCGTCTTCTCATTGGGTGATCTGGAGGTTGAGCGCGGCGGCGTGATCCGTGACGCCCAGCTCACCTGGCAGACCCACGGCACCCTCAACGCAGCCAAAGACAACTTGATCGTCTATCCGTGCAGCTACACCGCCACCCACAGCAGCCAGAACTGGCTGATCGGCCCGGACGGGATTCTCGACCCGGAGCAGTATTTCATCGTCATCCCCGACATGTTCTCCAACGGGTTGTCTTCGGGCGCGGCCAATACACCGGATTACCCTGAACTGGTCACGGTGCGCGACAACGTGCTGGCCCAGATGCGGCTGCTGCGGGAAGTGTTCGGCACCGAACAGGTGGCCGCCGTCTACGGCTTTTCGATGGGCGCGATGCAGGCCTACCACTGGGCCGCGATTTTTCCTGAACTGGTGCAGCGGGCCATTGTCGTCTGCGGCAGCGCCCGCACGGCCATTCACAACAAGGTCTTTTTGTCTGGCCTGCTGCGAACCCTGGAAGCCGCGCCGGAATATCAGGGACGCGGCCAGTTCTCGGCCCCACCGAGAGCGGCATTGAAGGCCTTCGGACATATTTACGCCGCCTGGGGACTGAGTCAGGATTTCTACCGCGCAGAGCTGTTTTCTTCGGTGCTGGGCGCACCCGACTTGGAAACTTACCTGAAAACCGACTGGGAAGCGGGCTTCGGGGCGTGTGAGGCGGCCAACCTCTATGCTCAGGCCATGACCTGGACGTACGGAGACATCAGCGCCGACCCGCGCTACGGCGGTGATCTGGCAGCGGCGCTGTCGGCCATTGACGCCAAAGTGCTGCTGCTCCCCAGCGAAACAGATTTGTATTTCCGGGTGGCCGACAATGCCGCCGAGTTGCCGTACCTTAAGGCGGGCGAACTGCGTCCCATTCCCAGCATCTGGGGCCACCGGGCGGGTAGTCCGTCGGGTCTGCCCGCTGAGCTGGCCTTCGTGAAATCGGCGGTTCGCGACTGGCTCTCTCGCTAG
- a CDS encoding sugar-binding protein — MKKRCWPALMLSLFTCAAGAQTAATPAAPSPMYSGPGSYGGTVSGTDLMDVDLMFIGAHPDDDGGVGGILARYLLDGGYKGTVVTLTGGEGGGNATGRETGRALGLIREEEERRSLAMLGVNSPHFLGLRDFYFTLSAEETLAKWGGPAFVCDVVRLVRLRRPEVIVTMWPGPGTHGQHQMAARAATLAYATAGDPATCPEQLKEGLQPFTPLKLYYYPNSAADTTVSIPTDDVSRTARIRYADLKNIAQYNYRTQGWDTFSTLPAKTANPETFMLVASRVATPAQETSLLTGALTPSGSSPAGVRLEVQPAAYDIGAGQAAPVTVKLINTTNKPMTGVTLALSAPMGWAVSAAPAAKDLQPGEAASATFQVTAPSGAAAERSTLTGSYRAAQDGQAITGRAGNFVRPLPAVVATFAPTFDVAAYQDFARRVGTDWVIGSLPTRLALALGQKSPVGVTVTNRSNAAVSGKIDLKLPAGITLSGDTSYQLAAGQSKTLALQMEATSAALPAGRQSALLPVSLDTGSFADTANAYVLPTLTIPRLSKAPIIDGDLSDMQAGADGQIGPDDLWWKAKPDNAADASAKFKLGYDDTYLYVGMNVKDDVVSCNIAPDDIKAQLRSDAIGVTVDPSGNSRDTGTTMQAAAFPCTTAGFGARGFRDADANQGVMEETAPGMQVASKKVDGGYTIEFRLPWAAMPKVPKPGDTIGLNLVMYDGDQADARVGANISQSGLAWAAFSWGGKQALPYLWPRVTLGQ, encoded by the coding sequence ATGAAAAAACGTTGTTGGCCCGCTTTGATGCTTTCGCTCTTCACCTGCGCCGCCGGTGCACAGACTGCCGCCACTCCCGCTGCGCCCAGTCCCATGTACAGCGGCCCCGGTTCCTACGGTGGCACGGTCAGCGGAACGGATCTGATGGACGTAGACCTGATGTTCATCGGCGCTCACCCCGACGACGACGGCGGCGTGGGCGGCATTCTGGCCCGCTACCTGCTGGACGGCGGCTACAAGGGCACGGTGGTGACCCTGACCGGCGGTGAGGGCGGCGGCAACGCCACAGGCCGCGAAACGGGCCGCGCCCTGGGCCTGATCCGTGAAGAAGAGGAGCGCCGCTCGCTGGCGATGCTGGGCGTCAATAGCCCACACTTTCTGGGCCTGCGCGACTTTTACTTCACGCTGTCGGCTGAAGAAACGCTTGCCAAATGGGGCGGCCCGGCTTTCGTGTGCGACGTGGTGCGGCTGGTGCGGCTGCGCCGTCCTGAAGTCATCGTGACCATGTGGCCCGGCCCCGGCACCCACGGCCAGCACCAGATGGCCGCCCGCGCCGCCACGTTGGCCTATGCCACGGCGGGCGATCCGGCGACTTGCCCCGAGCAGCTCAAGGAGGGCCTGCAACCCTTCACGCCCCTCAAGCTCTACTACTACCCCAACAGCGCCGCCGACACGACCGTTTCTATTCCGACCGACGACGTTTCGCGCACCGCCCGTATCCGCTACGCCGATCTCAAGAACATTGCCCAGTACAACTACCGCACGCAGGGCTGGGACACCTTTTCCACGCTGCCCGCCAAGACGGCTAACCCCGAAACGTTCATGCTGGTGGCTTCACGCGTCGCCACGCCTGCTCAGGAAACCTCCCTGCTGACCGGAGCGCTCACTCCCAGCGGCTCCTCGCCCGCCGGCGTTCGGCTGGAAGTGCAGCCCGCCGCCTACGACATCGGTGCAGGGCAGGCCGCTCCGGTGACCGTCAAGCTGATCAATACCACCAACAAGCCCATGACCGGCGTGACGCTGGCCCTGAGCGCCCCAATGGGCTGGGCCGTTTCGGCAGCCCCGGCGGCCAAAGACCTCCAACCCGGCGAAGCGGCCAGTGCCACCTTTCAGGTCACCGCGCCCTCAGGAGCCGCCGCCGAGCGCAGCACCTTGACCGGCAGCTACCGCGCCGCGCAGGACGGTCAGGCCATCACGGGCCGTGCGGGCAACTTCGTGCGCCCGCTGCCCGCCGTTGTTGCCACCTTCGCGCCCACCTTTGATGTGGCCGCCTATCAGGACTTTGCGCGGCGGGTCGGCACCGACTGGGTGATCGGCTCGCTGCCGACCCGCTTGGCGTTGGCGCTGGGCCAAAAATCCCCGGTGGGCGTCACCGTCACCAATCGCAGCAACGCCGCCGTGAGCGGCAAAATAGACCTCAAACTGCCTGCCGGAATCACGCTCTCGGGAGACACCAGCTATCAGCTGGCCGCCGGACAGAGCAAGACGCTGGCCCTCCAAATGGAAGCCACGTCCGCCGCTTTGCCTGCCGGACGCCAGAGTGCCCTGCTTCCTGTCAGCCTAGATACTGGCTCGTTTGCCGACACCGCCAACGCTTACGTGCTGCCCACCCTGACCATTCCGCGCCTGAGCAAAGCGCCCATTATTGACGGTGATTTGAGCGATATGCAGGCTGGAGCAGACGGACAGATCGGCCCGGATGATCTGTGGTGGAAGGCCAAGCCCGACAATGCGGCGGACGCCAGCGCCAAATTCAAGCTCGGCTACGACGACACCTACCTGTACGTAGGGATGAACGTCAAAGACGACGTGGTGTCTTGCAACATCGCCCCCGACGACATCAAAGCCCAGCTTCGCTCGGACGCCATCGGCGTGACGGTGGACCCTAGCGGTAACAGCCGGGACACTGGCACCACCATGCAGGCCGCCGCTTTTCCCTGCACCACCGCCGGATTCGGTGCACGCGGCTTCCGCGACGCCGACGCCAACCAGGGCGTGATGGAAGAGACGGCTCCCGGTATGCAGGTGGCCTCCAAAAAAGTGGACGGCGGCTACACCATCGAATTCCGTCTGCCTTGGGCCGCCATGCCCAAAGTGCCCAAGCCTGGCGACACCATCGGCCTCAACCTGGTGATGTACGACGGCGATCAGGCCGACGCCCGCGTGGGTGCAAACATCAGCCAGAGCGGACTGGCGTGGGCGGCGTTCTCGTGGGGCGGCAAGCAGGCGCTGCCCTACCTGTGGCCGCGTGTGACGCTAGGCCAATAA
- a CDS encoding ABC transporter permease, protein MTTTLSKTPPPIKRRLPAPLRRFLKNKLAVIGLFVLLVFAVAALLAPQVAPFDPAQIFFSDLRAAPNSVHPFGADELGRDIFSRVVYGARVSLSAGLISVSLALVFGASIGLIAGYIGGWLDDVLMRFVDALLSLPFLVLAIALAAILGPSLQNTMIAIAIVTAPAFARITRGEVLSQRERDYVQAAQALGAGDGRLITRHLLPNISGALIVQTSLAIANAILAEASLSFLGLGIQPPAPSWGSMLNAARGYLTDAPWMALFPGIAIFLAVLAFNLIGDGLREALDPRSQKS, encoded by the coding sequence ATGACCACAACGCTTTCCAAGACGCCGCCTCCGATCAAGCGCCGTCTGCCCGCTCCACTGCGGCGTTTCCTTAAAAACAAGCTGGCCGTGATCGGATTGTTCGTGCTGCTGGTTTTCGCGGTGGCGGCGCTGCTGGCTCCACAGGTGGCTCCCTTCGACCCCGCTCAGATTTTTTTCTCTGATCTGCGGGCCGCTCCCAACAGCGTGCATCCGTTCGGAGCCGACGAGTTGGGGCGCGACATCTTCTCGCGGGTGGTCTACGGAGCGCGGGTGTCGCTGAGCGCCGGGCTGATCTCGGTGTCTTTGGCACTGGTTTTCGGCGCGAGCATCGGCCTGATCGCCGGCTACATCGGCGGCTGGCTGGACGACGTGCTGATGCGCTTCGTGGACGCGCTGCTCTCTCTTCCGTTCTTGGTGCTGGCGATTGCGCTGGCGGCCATTCTCGGCCCCAGTTTGCAAAACACCATGATCGCCATTGCCATCGTGACCGCGCCCGCCTTTGCCCGCATCACGCGCGGCGAGGTGCTGTCACAGCGCGAGCGCGATTATGTACAGGCCGCGCAGGCGCTGGGAGCCGGCGACGGCCGCCTGATCACCCGCCACCTGCTGCCCAACATCAGCGGAGCGCTGATCGTGCAGACCTCGCTGGCGATTGCCAACGCCATTTTGGCCGAAGCCAGCTTGTCCTTTTTGGGCCTCGGCATTCAGCCGCCTGCGCCGAGTTGGGGCTCTATGCTCAACGCTGCACGCGGCTACCTCACCGACGCGCCGTGGATGGCTTTGTTTCCCGGTATCGCTATTTTTCTGGCGGTGCTGGCCTTCAACCTGATTGGTGACGGCCTGCGTGAAGCGCTCGATCCACGCAGCCAAAAATCCTGA
- a CDS encoding ABC transporter permease, with amino-acid sequence MIAFALRRLLSAIPTLLIVTLIVFAMVKLLPGDPARLILGQEATPQALNELRRSLGLDRSLPQQYFSWLTGALRLDLGTSLTDNSSVSHLIAQKLPVTLELSLFAMLISLLISLPAGILSAVRRNTWIDRLLTLLALSGISLPNFFLGILLIYLFSIRLAWIPASGYTSLLENPQRNLLLLLLPAVTLGLGSAAVLTRYLRSSLSETLTQDYVRTAHAKGLTERQVTSKHALKNALIPYLTAFGLQLGGLLGGAVITEQIFSIPGFGRLLIDAVFTRDLPVIQGVVLVSAVAVFLVSFLVDLGYAAVDPRIRYH; translated from the coding sequence GTGATTGCTTTTGCGCTGCGCCGCCTGCTGTCGGCCATTCCCACTTTGCTGATCGTCACCCTGATCGTCTTTGCGATGGTCAAGCTGCTGCCCGGCGATCCGGCCCGGCTGATTCTCGGACAGGAGGCCACGCCGCAGGCGCTCAATGAACTGCGCCGCTCGCTGGGGCTAGACCGCTCCTTGCCGCAGCAGTATTTCAGCTGGCTCACCGGCGCTTTGCGGCTCGACCTCGGCACCAGCCTGACCGACAACAGCAGCGTCAGCCACCTGATCGCCCAGAAACTGCCGGTCACGCTGGAACTCTCGCTGTTTGCCATGCTGATCTCGCTGCTGATTTCGCTGCCCGCCGGAATTCTCAGCGCGGTGCGGCGCAACACCTGGATTGACCGGCTGCTGACGCTGCTGGCGCTGTCGGGCATCAGTTTGCCCAATTTCTTTTTGGGCATTTTGCTGATTTACTTGTTCAGCATCCGGCTGGCCTGGATTCCGGCGAGCGGTTACACCAGCTTGCTGGAAAATCCGCAGCGCAATCTGCTGCTGCTGCTCTTGCCCGCCGTCACGCTGGGCCTCGGCTCGGCAGCGGTTCTGACGCGCTATCTGCGCTCCAGCTTAAGCGAAACGCTGACGCAAGACTACGTGCGAACCGCCCATGCCAAAGGCCTCACGGAGCGGCAGGTCACTTCCAAGCACGCCCTCAAAAACGCGCTGATTCCTTACCTGACGGCTTTTGGCCTGCAACTGGGCGGGCTGCTGGGCGGAGCGGTCATCACCGAGCAGATTTTTAGCATTCCCGGCTTCGGACGACTGCTGATTGACGCCGTGTTTACCCGCGATTTGCCGGTGATTCAGGGCGTGGTGCTGGTTTCAGCGGTGGCCGTGTTTCTGGTGAGTTTTCTGGTGGATTTGGGTTACGCGGCGGTAGATCCGCGCATTCGGTACCATTGA
- a CDS encoding ABC transporter substrate-binding protein translates to MPKLKPLVLLGLSLSCAALINSASAVTLTVGLDADPPRLDPALSSALVDRQVMNQIFDKLVDLDVNLKVIPALATSWKVTNGGLLYTFKLKSGVKFTDGTVLDAAAVKYGIDRNRTLEGSVRKNELSSVKEVKVIDPQTVQIVLSQPYGPLLAVLTDRAGMIVSPTAAKKEGADFQNNPVGSGPFVFVSRVRQDNITLSANKNYWDGAPKIDKLIYRPFPDGDVRYANLLSGAVQTVTPIDPKDITKLEQNAKFSVMNYPGIGYQGVWFNVTRAPFNNKNFRQAVAATIDREAIAKSIFYGTVTPAAGPFPPGTSAASSAITVQKPNIALAKSKLGGKPLTFTLLTVPGSVTTQLAQVYQAMFAQAGITAKIEQVEFGTLLDRADKKDYDALMLGWSGRPDPDGNIYDFFVTGGSNNQAGYSNKTVDGLLAKARAQNAMSARIATYNVALSTIINDTPYTWVYFQGNQVASVKGLSGLKPIPDGILRFKDVELK, encoded by the coding sequence ATGCCTAAACTCAAGCCACTGGTTTTGCTCGGCCTCAGCCTTTCCTGCGCGGCCCTAATCAACTCGGCCTCGGCGGTCACCCTTACCGTGGGCTTAGACGCCGATCCGCCGCGCCTCGACCCGGCGCTGTCCAGCGCACTGGTTGACCGGCAAGTGATGAACCAGATTTTTGACAAGCTGGTGGATTTAGACGTGAATCTCAAGGTGATTCCGGCGCTGGCAACGTCGTGGAAAGTCACCAACGGCGGCCTGCTTTACACCTTCAAGCTGAAAAGCGGCGTGAAATTCACCGACGGTACTGTACTGGACGCTGCCGCCGTCAAATACGGCATAGACCGCAACCGGACGCTGGAAGGCAGCGTACGCAAGAATGAGCTTTCCAGCGTCAAAGAAGTCAAGGTCATTGACCCGCAGACGGTTCAAATCGTCCTCTCGCAGCCGTATGGGCCGCTGCTGGCGGTGCTCACCGACCGCGCCGGCATGATCGTCTCGCCTACAGCGGCCAAGAAGGAGGGAGCCGATTTCCAAAACAACCCTGTGGGCAGCGGCCCCTTTGTCTTCGTCAGCCGGGTGCGCCAGGACAACATCACCCTCAGCGCCAACAAAAATTACTGGGACGGCGCACCCAAGATCGACAAGCTGATCTACCGCCCCTTCCCCGACGGCGACGTGCGGTACGCCAATTTGCTTTCAGGCGCGGTGCAGACTGTGACGCCAATTGACCCCAAAGACATCACCAAGCTGGAACAAAACGCCAAATTCAGCGTGATGAACTACCCCGGCATCGGCTATCAGGGCGTCTGGTTCAACGTGACCCGCGCTCCGTTCAACAACAAGAATTTCCGGCAGGCGGTGGCGGCCACCATCGACCGCGAGGCGATTGCCAAGAGCATCTTCTACGGCACGGTCACGCCCGCCGCCGGGCCATTCCCACCCGGCACGTCCGCCGCGTCCTCGGCCATTACGGTTCAGAAGCCCAACATCGCGCTGGCCAAAAGCAAATTGGGCGGCAAGCCTCTGACCTTTACGCTCCTGACGGTGCCCGGCAGTGTGACCACCCAACTGGCGCAGGTCTATCAGGCTATGTTCGCGCAGGCCGGCATCACCGCCAAGATTGAGCAGGTCGAATTCGGCACGCTGCTCGACCGCGCCGACAAGAAGGATTACGACGCCCTGATGCTGGGCTGGAGCGGGCGACCCGACCCTGACGGCAACATTTACGACTTCTTCGTAACGGGCGGCAGCAACAACCAAGCCGGATACAGCAACAAGACCGTCGACGGTTTGCTGGCCAAAGCCCGCGCCCAAAATGCCATGTCGGCCCGCATCGCCACCTACAACGTCGCGCTGAGCACCATCATCAACGACACGCCCTACACTTGGGTCTACTTTCAAGGCAATCAGGTGGCGAGCGTCAAGGGTCTAAGCGGCCTCAAGCCCATTCCAGACGGGATTCTACGCTTTAAAGACGTGGAACTGAAGTAA